From the Raphanus sativus cultivar WK10039 unplaced genomic scaffold, ASM80110v3 Scaffold1008, whole genome shotgun sequence genome, one window contains:
- the LOC108848473 gene encoding expansin-like A2 produces the protein MGSCFLFFVVLLLSSSVDACDRCLQRSKAAYFSSASALSSGACSYGSMATSFFAGHIAAAVPSIYKDGAGCGACFQVRCNNPSLCSTRGTTVMVTDLNMSNQTDLILSSRAFRAMAKPVIGADRDLILRQGVVDIQYQRVPCDYGNKKMMNVRVEESSKKPNYLAIKLLYQGGQTEVVAIDIAQVGSSHWSYMTRSHGAVWVTDKVPTGPLQFRFVVTAGFDGKMLWSQRVLPANWEAGKIYDAGVQITDIAQEGCDPCDDHIWN, from the exons ATGGGAAGCTGCTTTCTCTTCTTCGTCGTTTTACTATTATCGTCTTCCGTTGACGCCTGCGACCGATGTCTCCAACGCTCTAAGGCTGCTTATTTCTCCTCTGCCTCTGCTCTCTCCT CGGGAGCTTGCTCCTATGGTTCTATGGCTACGAGTTTCTTCGCCGGTCACATAGCCGCTGCCGTGCCTTCAATATACAAAGACGGCGCCGGCTGCGGAGCTTGCTTCCAGGTCAGATGCAACAACCCTTCTCTTTGCAGCACCAGAGGAACCACGGTGATGGTCACCGACCTGAACATGAGCAACCAAACAGATCTTATCCTCAGCAGCAGAGCCTTCAGGGCCATGGCTAAGCCGGTTATTGGCGCCGACAGAGATCTTATCCTTAGACAAGGCGTTGTGGACATTCAATACCAGAG aGTCCCTTGCGACTACGGaaacaagaagatgatgaatgtgagagttgaaGAATCAAGCAAGAAGCCAAATTACTTGGCGATAAAGCTCTTGTACCAAGGAGGCCAAACCGAAGTCGTAGCCATCGACATTGCTCAGGTTGGTTCTTCCCATTGGAGTTACATGACCAGAAGCCACGGAGCCGTCTGGGTCACTGACAAAGTACCAACCGGACCTCTTCAGTTCAGATTCGTGGTGACTGCTGGCTTCGACGGCAAAATGCTCTGGTCCCAGCGAGTTCTTCCGGCCAACTGGGAAGCTGGCAAGATCTACGACGCCGGCGTTCAGATCACCGACATTGCTCAGGAAGGTTGTGATCCATGCGACGATCACATCTggaactga
- the LOC108848472 gene encoding protein ROOT HAIR SPECIFIC 17 — protein MASLNLKMKKRENYGTEPDKKKLAMAGIRHQLLLLLRRRHRLFPLVSAFSGCLLLLLLFSFSFPPVIHRSPPGRKNQIAVEPKLLVPENGGRSDRHLWSSKLSNSYYGCSNASDTFQVLDKTSQTDRYLLIATSGGLNQQRTGIIDAVVAAYILNATLVIPKLDQNSYWKDTSNFEEIFDVDWFITHLSKDVKIIKELPKGEESRLIGLQSIRVPRKCTPSCYLQRVLPLLKKKHVVQLSKFDYRLANQLDSELQKLRCRVNYHAVRYTETINKMGQTLVDRMRTKSKHFVALHLRFEPDMLAFSGCYYGGGQKERLELGAMRRRWKTLHAANPDKVREHGRCPLTPEEIGLMLRGLGFGREVHLYVASGEVYGGDATLAPLRALFPNIHTKETLTSKKELAPFARFSSRMAALDFIVCDESDAFVTNNNGNMARILAGRRRYMGHKVTIRPNAKKLHKIFTNRHNMTWDEFSTKVRKYQTGFMGEPDEMKAGEGEFHENPTSCICQKKKKKDNEKLKEDEQDSWPWEYSDIGNVPMATRSEFESSTRS, from the exons ATGGCGTCTTTAAAtttgaagatgaagaaaaggGAGAATTATGGCACCGAACCTGACAAGAAAAAACTGGCTATGGCCGGAATCCGACACCAGTTACTGCTACTCCTTCGCCGCCGTCACCGTTTATTCCCTCTGGTCTCTGCCTTCTCcggctgtctcctcctcctcctcctcttctccttttcCTTCCCTCCTGTGATCCATCGCTCACCACCAGGC AGGAAGAATCAAATTGCCGTGGAACCCAAGCTTCTCGTACCC GAAAATGGAGGAAGATCGGATCGGCACTTATGGAGCTCGAAATTGTCCAACTCCTACTATGGCTGCAGCAATGCCAGTGACACCTTTCAAG TTTTGGATAAGACGAGTCAAACAGATCGATATCTACTGATCGCTACGAGCGGAGGGTTAAACCAACAGCGAACAGGG ATAATAGACGCTGTGGTTGCGGCTTACATCCTAAATGCCACTCTTGTGATCCCTAAACTGGACCAAAATTCATACTGGAAGGACACCAg CAACTTCGAAGAAATATTTGACGTTGATTGGTTCATTACGCATCTCTCCAAAGATGTCAAGATCATCAAGGAGCTTCCTAAAGGAGAAGAGTCAAGACTCATTGGCCTACAGTCCATTCGTGTTCCCAGGAAGTGCACACCCTCTTGCTACCTGCAGCGTGTTTTGCCCCTTCTTAAGAAGAAGCAT GTTGTACAACTCTCTAAATTCGATTACAGGCTGGCCAACCAGCTGGATTCAGAGCTACAGAAGCTGAGGTGTAGAGTGAACTACCATGCGGTGAGATATACGGAGACTATCAACAAGATGGGCCAAACTCTGGTTGACCGGATGAGAACCAAATCCAAACACTTTGTTGCCCTTCATCTCAG GTTCGAACCTGATATGCTGGCCTTCTCCGGATGCTATTATGGGGGAGGTCAGAAAGAGAGACTTGAACTCGGAGCTATGAGAAGAAGGTGGAAAACTTTACAC GCGGCAAACCCTGACAAGGTACGGGAGCACGGGAGATGTCCCCTGACTCCAGAGGAGATCGGTCTGATGCTCAGGGGCTTAGGCTTTGGTAGAGAAGTTCACTTGTACGTTGCATCAGGCGAGGTATACGGAGGGGATGCTACACTAGCACCATTAAGAGCTCTGTTTCCAAATATCCATACAAAAGAGACATTGACTTCTAAGAAAGAGCTAGCTCCGTTTGCACGCTTCTCATCACGCATGGCTGCTCTTGACTTCATCGTGTGTGATGAGAGCGACGCATTTGTCACCAACAACAACGGCAACATGGCTAGAATCTTAGCCGGAAGAAG AAGATACATGGGACATAAAGTAACCATCCGTCCAAACGCCAAGAAACTCCATAAAATCTTCACAAACAGACACAACATGACATGGGATGAATTCTCAACCAAGGTCCGGAAATACCAAACAGGGTTCATGGGGGAGCCAGATGAAATGAAAGCAGGAGAAGGAGAGTTCCATGAGAACCCGACCTCCTGCATTtgtcaaaagaagaagaagaaggacaatGAAAAACTAAAAGAGGACGAGCAAGACTCATGGCCATGGGAGTACTCAGACATTGGCAATGTCCCCATGGCCACTAGAAGCGAGTTTGAATCATCAACCAGAAGTTGA